The following coding sequences are from one Coleofasciculus sp. FACHB-T130 window:
- a CDS encoding iron-sulfur cluster assembly accessory protein, whose product MTQATQSQKRGIQLSESALKHVLSLREKQGKDLCLRVGVRQGGCSGMSYMMDFEEPSQIRDNDEVYDYDGFKIVCDPKSMLYLYGLMLDYSDAMIGGGFQFTNPNAAQSCGCGKSFGV is encoded by the coding sequence ATGACACAAGCTACTCAATCGCAAAAACGCGGCATCCAGTTAAGCGAATCTGCCCTCAAACACGTTCTCTCTCTGCGGGAGAAACAAGGCAAGGATCTGTGCCTGCGAGTTGGCGTCCGCCAAGGTGGCTGCTCTGGAATGTCGTACATGATGGATTTTGAAGAGCCTAGTCAAATTCGGGACAATGATGAAGTCTACGACTACGATGGCTTCAAAATTGTCTGCGATCCCAAGAGTATGCTATACCTCTATGGTCTGATGCTGGACTATAGCGATGCCATGATTGGCGGTGGCTTCCAATTTACAAACCCCAATGCTGCTCAAAGCTGTGGCTGCGGTAAGTCATTTGGAGTCTAA
- a CDS encoding site-2 protease family protein, producing the protein MEYLLYGLAVYGLLVACRYLIFFQRLLGLTLQYIDYEIRSGEEIPTYIKDLFEIPLPELEKLGFQFHSYFSFNDIYLDVSKSWGMVLYNEAFKTFANVNIRSLPESVRLFTIEFLTFFEDGLLLHTMNGQAFGVIGEIPNTILQDPYAVETQEQWQVHQGKLEHLALAKTPVAMSSKAFIERLRSHHVTYIDSLVKSGQLSPIRGTELLELNLSAAMKTAIKMGRDSGKYTTLVKKWTQKAKTEPYRYVEIPSAVEVEGFRRMERIERGRARKGIKSWLLLGSLVVFAISFTPFFDLQTLLILIGVLFLHELGHFLTMRGCGYKDTSIFFLPLFGAAASGRKDNATIREKFLVLLAGPVPGIILGVAIALAIPDSLQRSLGLQEVISFLVIINYFNLLPILPLDGGRILDLLIFSRHPYTDVLFKLFAVGLLVFIGMSPGTGIFLFLGFLIAFSIPASFRSAKILKILRRELPQSTDDSDSVLMAIFLTLKKSGYGSLPFAQKYRMVKDIAQRCRESHSSWGTRLLLLGVYLMCLFGGLVIAFVTLLPQSS; encoded by the coding sequence ATGGAATATTTGCTTTACGGATTAGCAGTCTATGGGTTGCTAGTAGCGTGCCGCTACTTGATTTTTTTTCAGCGACTTTTAGGCTTGACTCTACAGTACATCGATTACGAAATTCGGAGCGGCGAGGAAATCCCTACTTATATCAAAGATTTATTTGAGATTCCGTTGCCAGAACTTGAAAAGCTAGGGTTTCAGTTCCATTCCTATTTCAGCTTTAATGACATTTACCTGGATGTCTCGAAAAGCTGGGGGATGGTGCTATACAACGAGGCATTTAAAACATTCGCTAATGTAAACATTCGTAGCCTACCGGAATCGGTGAGGCTGTTTACGATCGAGTTTCTTACCTTTTTTGAGGATGGTCTCCTATTACACACGATGAATGGACAGGCTTTCGGGGTGATTGGAGAAATACCCAATACCATTCTCCAAGATCCTTACGCGGTGGAAACCCAAGAGCAGTGGCAAGTCCATCAAGGCAAGCTTGAGCATTTGGCACTTGCAAAAACGCCCGTCGCGATGTCATCAAAAGCGTTTATTGAGAGATTGCGATCGCATCATGTCACCTACATAGACAGCTTGGTGAAATCAGGGCAGCTGTCACCGATTAGAGGAACGGAACTGCTAGAACTCAATCTCAGTGCTGCGATGAAAACAGCTATCAAGATGGGGCGGGATAGCGGCAAGTATACAACTCTGGTCAAAAAGTGGACGCAAAAGGCAAAAACAGAACCCTATCGGTATGTGGAGATTCCTTCGGCGGTGGAAGTGGAGGGATTCCGCCGCATGGAACGAATCGAACGGGGACGTGCCAGAAAGGGGATAAAGTCGTGGTTGTTGCTTGGCAGTTTGGTCGTGTTTGCTATCTCGTTCACGCCATTTTTCGACTTGCAGACACTGCTGATTCTCATCGGCGTCCTGTTTTTGCACGAACTAGGGCACTTTTTGACGATGAGAGGCTGTGGCTATAAAGATACATCGATTTTCTTCTTGCCCTTATTTGGTGCTGCGGCTTCCGGACGCAAAGACAATGCGACGATTCGGGAAAAATTTCTAGTTTTGCTGGCGGGGCCGGTTCCGGGGATAATCTTAGGAGTTGCGATCGCGCTGGCAATTCCCGATTCTCTCCAGCGTTCCCTAGGGTTGCAAGAAGTAATCAGCTTTCTGGTCATTATTAACTACTTTAATCTACTTCCTATCTTGCCCTTGGATGGAGGACGCATCCTAGATTTATTAATATTTTCCCGCCATCCCTACACCGATGTTTTGTTCAAACTTTTCGCCGTCGGGTTGCTAGTTTTTATCGGCATGAGTCCGGGGACTGGTATTTTTCTTTTCCTCGGATTTTTGATTGCGTTTAGCATCCCTGCTAGCTTTCGCAGTGCCAAGATTCTGAAGATCCTGCGGCGAGAACTGCCCCAATCAACTGACGATTCTGATAGCGTACTGATGGCTATTTTCCTGACGCTCAAAAAGTCTGGTTACGGTTCCCTACCGTTTGCTCAGAAGTACAGAATGGTCAAAGATATTGCCCAACGCTGTCGGGAATCCCATTCCAGTTGGGGAACCAGGCTGTTGTTGTTAGGCGTGTATTTGATGTGCTTATTTGGCGGATTGGTGATTGCGTTTGTCACGCTGCTACCGCAAAGTTCTTGA
- the cobQ gene encoding cobyric acid synthase CobQ, which translates to MKAIMVVGTTSHAGKSLLTAALCRILSRRGWRVSPFKAQNMALNAYVTPTGGEIGYAQAVQAWAAGVTPWVEMNPILLKPQGDMTSQVIIKGRSVGQVGAAEYYEQYFDIGWQAIEESLQRLSEEFDLLVCEGAGSPAEINLKHRDMANMRVAKHLNASTLLVVDIDRGGAFAHVVGTLELLEKEERALIKGIVINKFRGQRSLLDSGITWLEERTGIPVAGVIPWIDQALPAEDSLDLFERRTTKSHSDLTIAIIRLPRISNFTDFDPLEAESSVTVKYISPREPLGHPDAVIIPGSKTTIADLMLLQKTGMAQAIQNYAAAGGTILGICGGFQMLGKFLADPEGIEGETGRYKGLELLPVKTVITAQKIARQRLVTSNYPQTGLPVAGYEIHQGRTRLLDSEEGMGASGHAPKQYSYKTLFDDPSLGIVDATQSVVGTYLHGLFDNGPWRRAWLNHLRQQRGLPSLPTGVANYREHRETILDSLADTVEAHLDLNPILS; encoded by the coding sequence AATCTCTACTAACCGCAGCACTTTGCCGGATTCTATCTCGGCGCGGCTGGCGAGTATCTCCCTTTAAAGCGCAGAATATGGCGCTGAATGCTTACGTAACGCCCACTGGAGGAGAAATTGGTTATGCCCAGGCAGTGCAAGCTTGGGCTGCGGGAGTAACGCCCTGGGTGGAGATGAACCCAATTTTACTCAAGCCCCAAGGGGACATGACTTCCCAGGTGATTATCAAGGGCAGATCCGTCGGGCAAGTGGGTGCTGCGGAGTACTACGAGCAGTATTTTGATATAGGTTGGCAGGCAATTGAAGAATCGCTGCAACGTCTTTCCGAAGAATTTGACTTACTGGTCTGTGAGGGAGCGGGTAGCCCAGCGGAGATTAACCTTAAGCACCGCGACATGGCGAATATGCGGGTCGCGAAGCATTTAAATGCCTCAACCTTGCTGGTCGTGGATATCGACCGGGGGGGCGCTTTTGCCCATGTAGTGGGTACTCTGGAGTTGCTGGAGAAGGAAGAACGGGCGCTGATTAAGGGGATTGTCATTAATAAATTCCGAGGACAGCGATCGCTCTTAGACTCCGGCATCACCTGGCTAGAAGAACGCACCGGCATTCCCGTTGCAGGTGTCATTCCCTGGATCGATCAAGCTTTGCCCGCCGAAGATTCCCTAGATTTGTTTGAGCGTCGCACGACCAAATCTCACAGCGATCTCACCATTGCCATCATCCGCCTTCCCCGGATTTCTAACTTCACCGATTTTGACCCCCTAGAAGCAGAATCCAGCGTTACGGTGAAATACATTAGCCCCAGAGAACCCTTGGGACATCCGGATGCCGTGATTATTCCAGGTTCCAAAACCACCATCGCTGACTTGATGCTGCTGCAAAAAACCGGCATGGCGCAGGCAATTCAAAATTACGCCGCAGCAGGCGGTACTATTCTGGGAATCTGCGGCGGTTTCCAGATGCTAGGCAAATTTTTAGCCGATCCTGAAGGAATTGAAGGTGAAACCGGACGTTACAAAGGTCTGGAATTGTTACCCGTAAAAACCGTAATTACCGCCCAAAAAATTGCCCGCCAACGACTCGTAACTTCTAACTATCCTCAAACTGGTTTACCCGTCGCCGGTTATGAAATCCATCAAGGGCGCACGCGGCTGTTGGATTCAGAGGAAGGAATGGGGGCATCCGGACACGCACCCAAGCAATACTCCTACAAAACCCTATTTGACGATCCGAGTTTAGGGATTGTCGATGCTACTCAATCCGTTGTGGGCACTTATCTCCACGGTCTTTTTGATAATGGCCCTTGGCGAAGAGCCTGGTTAAATCACCTACGGCAGCAACGGGGACTTCCATCTCTCCCCACAGGCGTCGCCAACTACCGCGAACACCGAGAAACCATTCTGGATTCGCTGGCAGATACGGTGGAAGCTCACCTAGATTTAAACCCTATTTTGTCTTAA
- a CDS encoding M48 family metallopeptidase: protein MLPSRTPLIGLSADKFRHPLDLEATNALKQLPGMDILVRNLLGPLAEQFFYLENIAAGVLVGEQQLPHLHKLLLEACQILDLEPPQLYVRSSPTPNAYTFAMRGKQPFIVLHTSLIDLLTPEEIQAVIAHELGHLKCEHGVYLTPVNIMVLAAGLIPTWGAAIAETLRGQMLQWLRCAEFTCDRAALLATQDSKVVSSVLMKLAGGSPILAPQLNLEAFLDQARAYDDISKNQLGEMLKQAQTAQLSHPVPVLRAREIDRWASSQEYQALLQQHSIGYNSEAKPKGGWRNW, encoded by the coding sequence ATGTTGCCTTCAAGGACACCCTTAATCGGTCTCTCGGCAGATAAATTTCGCCATCCCTTAGATTTAGAAGCGACTAACGCCTTAAAACAACTGCCGGGAATGGATATCCTGGTCAGAAATCTGCTTGGTCCCCTCGCAGAACAGTTTTTTTATTTGGAAAATATAGCGGCGGGCGTCCTCGTAGGCGAACAACAGCTACCTCATCTGCATAAACTGCTGTTAGAAGCTTGCCAGATATTGGATTTGGAACCCCCGCAACTGTACGTCCGTTCCTCACCCACGCCAAACGCCTACACCTTTGCCATGCGAGGAAAGCAGCCATTTATTGTGTTGCACACCTCATTAATCGATTTGCTGACACCCGAAGAGATTCAAGCAGTCATCGCTCACGAACTGGGACACCTAAAATGCGAGCATGGAGTGTACCTAACACCCGTCAATATTATGGTGTTAGCAGCAGGATTAATTCCCACTTGGGGTGCAGCGATCGCTGAAACTTTGAGGGGACAGATGCTACAGTGGCTGCGATGTGCAGAATTTACTTGCGATCGCGCTGCACTTCTCGCCACTCAAGACTCTAAAGTCGTCAGTTCCGTCTTAATGAAACTGGCTGGAGGTTCACCCATTCTTGCGCCGCAGCTGAATCTGGAAGCCTTTTTAGATCAAGCCAGAGCTTACGACGATATCAGTAAAAATCAGCTGGGTGAAATGCTCAAACAAGCGCAGACAGCCCAACTCAGCCACCCAGTACCCGTCCTGCGGGCGCGGGAAATTGACCGTTGGGCTAGCAGTCAAGAATATCAAGCCTTGCTACAACAGCATTCGATAGGCTATAATAGTGAAGCTAAACCCAAGGGCGGGTGGCGAAATTGGTAG
- a CDS encoding SRPBCC family protein, with protein MAEWLEHSVQVEVPVPIDEVWNLWSDLEQMPRWMKWIDSVTVLDNDPTLSRWKLATGGLEFTWLARIVKKVPNQIIQWESVGGLPNRGAIRFYDRHGSSIVKLTVAYAIPGWLGRLMDNLFLGRVVESTIQADLDRFREYAINSQAKTQ; from the coding sequence ATGGCTGAGTGGCTAGAGCATAGCGTGCAGGTAGAGGTGCCGGTTCCCATTGACGAGGTGTGGAACCTTTGGTCCGATCTGGAGCAAATGCCTCGATGGATGAAGTGGATTGACTCGGTTACAGTTCTGGATAATGACCCAACCTTGTCGCGCTGGAAACTAGCCACGGGTGGCTTAGAATTCACTTGGCTTGCCCGTATCGTCAAAAAGGTGCCTAACCAGATTATCCAATGGGAATCTGTTGGTGGATTACCCAATCGGGGTGCGATTCGCTTTTATGACCGACACGGCAGTAGCATTGTTAAGCTAACGGTGGCTTACGCCATTCCCGGTTGGCTGGGCAGGTTAATGGATAATCTCTTCCTGGGGCGCGTTGTCGAATCGACTATCCAAGCCGATTTGGATCGGTTTCGAGAATACGCCATTAACTCCCAAGCTAAAACTCAGTAG
- a CDS encoding 2Fe-2S iron-sulfur cluster-binding protein — protein sequence MSVSVLFLPDEIAVDAEVGEALLQVAERAGVFIPTGCLMGSCHACEVEVADGHTICACITAVPAGCEQLTINLYVDPAW from the coding sequence ATGAGCGTAAGTGTACTTTTTTTACCTGACGAGATTGCGGTTGACGCTGAGGTAGGAGAAGCGTTATTACAGGTAGCAGAACGGGCTGGGGTGTTCATTCCCACCGGGTGCCTGATGGGTTCGTGTCACGCCTGCGAAGTGGAGGTAGCGGACGGACATACCATCTGTGCTTGTATCACAGCAGTACCGGCAGGGTGCGAACAATTAACAATCAATCTCTACGTTGACCCCGCCTGGTAG
- the zds gene encoding 9,9'-di-cis-zeta-carotene desaturase: MRVAIVGAGLAGMAAAVDLVDAGCEVEIFESRPFVGGKVGSWVDADGNHVEMGLHVFFGNYYQLFQLMKKVGAGDNLRLKEHIHTFINQGGVTGALDFRFITGAPFNGLKAFFTTSQLSLQDKVQNAIALGSSTIVRGLVDFEGSMKTIRALDKISFADWFRSHGGSNGSIKRMWNPIAYALGFIDCENISARCMLTIFQMFAARTEASVLRMLEGSPSEYLHKPIIEYIEARGAKIHTRRRVREIQYTGEGNETRVTGLLIAKGETEETITADAYVCACDVPGIQRVLPQAWRQWSEFDNIYKLDTVPVATVQLRFDGWVTELHDAEERHQVHHAAGIDNLLYTADADFSCFADLALTSPSDYYREGQGSLLQLVLTPGDPFIKESNEAIAQHVLKQVHELFPSSRDLNMTWYSVVKLAQSLYREAPGMDPYRPPQKTPIANFFLAGSYTQQDYIDSMEGATLSGRQAAKAILENVQEIKGKSQLSAV, encoded by the coding sequence ATGCGGGTTGCAATCGTCGGGGCAGGATTGGCTGGAATGGCAGCGGCAGTCGATTTAGTCGATGCCGGTTGCGAAGTCGAAATCTTTGAGTCTCGTCCGTTTGTGGGGGGTAAGGTCGGCAGTTGGGTGGATGCCGACGGCAATCACGTTGAGATGGGATTGCACGTCTTTTTTGGGAACTACTACCAGCTATTTCAATTGATGAAGAAGGTGGGGGCAGGTGACAATTTGCGCCTGAAAGAACATATCCACACCTTTATCAATCAAGGAGGCGTCACAGGTGCCTTGGATTTTCGCTTCATCACGGGTGCGCCTTTCAACGGATTAAAAGCATTTTTTACAACATCGCAGCTGTCATTGCAGGATAAAGTACAGAATGCGATCGCCCTTGGCAGCAGTACCATCGTGCGCGGCTTGGTAGACTTCGAGGGTTCGATGAAAACAATTCGCGCTCTCGATAAAATTAGCTTTGCCGATTGGTTTCGCAGTCACGGTGGCAGTAATGGCAGCATCAAGCGGATGTGGAACCCAATTGCTTATGCACTTGGATTCATTGATTGCGAAAATATTTCTGCTCGTTGTATGCTGACCATCTTTCAGATGTTTGCTGCTAGAACCGAGGCATCGGTGCTGCGAATGCTGGAAGGTTCTCCCTCCGAGTATCTGCACAAGCCGATTATTGAATACATAGAAGCCCGAGGCGCGAAAATTCACACTCGTCGCCGGGTAAGAGAAATTCAATATACTGGCGAAGGCAATGAGACGCGAGTAACTGGCTTACTGATTGCTAAAGGCGAAACTGAAGAAACCATCACCGCCGATGCTTATGTCTGCGCCTGCGATGTGCCCGGAATTCAGCGCGTTTTGCCGCAAGCGTGGCGTCAATGGTCGGAATTTGACAATATTTATAAGCTGGATACAGTGCCCGTCGCGACAGTGCAGCTGCGGTTTGATGGCTGGGTGACTGAGTTGCACGATGCCGAAGAAAGACACCAAGTGCATCATGCTGCCGGAATTGATAATCTGCTTTATACAGCGGATGCCGACTTTTCCTGCTTTGCAGATTTAGCTTTAACGAGTCCCTCTGATTATTACCGTGAGGGACAAGGTTCGTTGTTGCAGTTGGTGCTAACGCCGGGAGATCCGTTTATCAAGGAAAGTAACGAAGCGATCGCTCAACACGTCCTCAAGCAAGTACACGAGCTATTCCCTTCCTCCCGCGATTTGAACATGACTTGGTACAGTGTGGTGAAGCTGGCTCAGTCTCTCTATCGCGAAGCCCCTGGCATGGACCCCTATCGTCCTCCTCAGAAGACGCCAATCGCCAATTTCTTCCTTGCAGGTAGCTATACTCAGCAAGATTACATCGATAGTATGGAAGGGGCAACCCTGTCTGGGCGTCAGGCAGCAAAAGCGATTTTAGAAAATGTGCAGGAAATAAAGGGTAAGAGCCAACTGTCGGCGGTTTAG